From a single Intestinibaculum porci genomic region:
- a CDS encoding V-type ATP synthase subunit D has product MAKQVFPTKANLMATKSSLALAKLGYDLLDKKRNVLIKEMMSLLGEVKEVRDQITDSYAKAYRALEDANVSSGIISDLVENVPEDNGLHVKYRSVMGVELPRIDYEHTPIRVGYGFERANSKIDYAYICFSEVKELTVKLAEIENSVYRLANAIRQTQKRANALKNISIPQFEATVKMISEALEEKEREEFTRQKVIKGQKERAQSGEA; this is encoded by the coding sequence ATGGCAAAACAGGTATTCCCAACAAAAGCGAACTTAATGGCCACAAAGAGTTCGCTTGCTCTTGCCAAACTTGGTTATGATCTGCTCGATAAAAAGCGTAACGTTCTCATTAAGGAAATGATGAGTCTGCTTGGCGAAGTTAAAGAAGTCCGCGATCAGATCACCGATTCCTATGCCAAAGCGTATCGCGCTCTCGAAGACGCGAACGTCTCTTCCGGGATTATCAGCGACCTCGTTGAAAACGTTCCTGAAGATAATGGCTTACATGTTAAATACCGTTCTGTCATGGGGGTAGAATTACCACGTATTGATTATGAACATACGCCTATTCGTGTCGGCTATGGCTTTGAAAGAGCCAATTCCAAAATTGACTACGCTTATATCTGTTTTAGTGAAGTCAAGGAATTGACGGTTAAATTAGCGGAAATTGAAAACTCGGTTTACCGCTTAGCCAATGCCATCCGTCAGACCCAGAAGCGTGCCAATGCCTTGAAGAATATCTCTATTCCTCAGTTCGAAGCAACCGTGAAGATGATTTCCGAAGCGCTCGAAGAAAAGGAAAGAGAAGAATTCACAAGACAGAAGGTCATCAAAGGACAGAAAGAACGTGCACAAAGCGGCGAAGCTTAG
- a CDS encoding V-type ATP synthase subunit E: MQEKDVFLSMKAEIEHTAQKQVDAINAEVKKMEDEALQSMQEEAKKDADLKLKQELEEIHSEASAEISETHTQRTKKLIAKRDEYVAEVFKAAREKLVAFTKSAEYKDYLLKKAKAAADNDFVDAVMLVRAEDMQYSEELKKAYGKTVEVKASDEITLGGFILENTADALVVNETLEFALENQKTWFANNSGLMIK, from the coding sequence ATGCAGGAAAAAGATGTTTTTCTCTCGATGAAAGCAGAAATCGAACACACTGCGCAAAAGCAGGTTGATGCGATCAATGCCGAAGTAAAGAAAATGGAAGATGAAGCATTACAGTCAATGCAGGAAGAAGCAAAGAAAGATGCTGATCTGAAATTAAAACAGGAACTTGAAGAAATTCATTCTGAAGCTTCCGCAGAGATTTCTGAAACTCATACACAGAGAACGAAAAAATTAATTGCGAAACGTGATGAATACGTCGCTGAAGTCTTCAAGGCAGCCCGTGAAAAACTCGTTGCGTTTACCAAGAGTGCAGAATATAAAGATTATCTTCTTAAGAAAGCGAAAGCCGCTGCAGATAACGATTTTGTCGATGCAGTGATGTTAGTACGCGCAGAAGATATGCAGTATAGCGAAGAATTAAAGAAAGCCTATGGCAAAACTGTGGAAGTGAAAGCCAGCGATGAAATCACCTTAGGTGGTTTCATCCTGGAAAACACCGCTGATGCCTTAGTCGTCAACGAAACATTAGAATTTGCCTTAGAAAACCAGAAAACCTGGTTTGCGAATAACTCAGGCTTAATGATCAAATAA
- a CDS encoding V-type ATP synthase subunit B, protein MALQYVGLDDINGSLVVLDHVKNASNEEMVEFVLKDGTKRTGRVAEIEGEKCVIQVFEGTRGLSLTNTKTRLIGEPMKLPLSMEMLGRVFNGAGKPIDGLGDLYAEKSADINGQPLNPVSRVYPQNYINTGISSIDALTTLIRGQKLPIFSGSGLPHNQLAVQIVKNARVANDDQGFAVVFAAMGVTNDVANYFRRSFEEAGVMDRTVLFLNLSNDPIVERTLTPRCALTAAEYLAFEHDMHVLVVYTDITSYCEALREYSSSKGEIPGRKGYPGYLYSDLASLYERAGISKYAKGSVTQIPILTMPNNDITHPVPDLTGYITEGQITLDADLNAQGIYPPVGVLPSLSRLMKDGIGEGFTRADHQDCANQLFACYAHVQDVKSLTSVIGEDELSDTDKKYMEFGRLFEQHFLNQGDENRSIEETLDLGWNLLSVLPRSALDRVDNKVLDQFYDHEKAVKTFGLKEDHIIKELQK, encoded by the coding sequence ATGGCACTACAATATGTAGGATTAGACGATATTAATGGATCATTAGTCGTATTAGATCACGTAAAAAATGCATCTAACGAGGAAATGGTCGAATTCGTCTTAAAAGATGGCACCAAGCGAACAGGCCGTGTGGCTGAAATTGAAGGCGAAAAATGTGTCATCCAGGTTTTTGAAGGGACTCGTGGTCTGTCATTAACCAATACTAAAACCCGTTTGATCGGGGAACCAATGAAGCTGCCTCTTTCGATGGAAATGTTAGGGCGTGTCTTCAATGGGGCTGGGAAACCAATCGATGGTTTAGGCGATCTCTACGCTGAAAAATCAGCGGACATCAATGGTCAGCCATTAAACCCTGTTTCTCGTGTCTATCCACAGAACTATATCAATACCGGGATCTCTTCGATCGATGCCTTAACGACATTAATCAGAGGTCAGAAATTACCAATCTTCTCAGGTTCTGGTTTACCACATAACCAGTTAGCCGTGCAGATCGTCAAAAATGCCCGTGTTGCGAACGATGACCAAGGCTTCGCCGTTGTCTTCGCAGCCATGGGGGTTACTAACGATGTTGCCAACTACTTTAGAAGATCCTTTGAAGAAGCCGGCGTTATGGATCGTACCGTCTTATTCTTAAACTTATCCAACGATCCAATCGTTGAACGTACCTTAACACCAAGATGTGCTTTAACCGCCGCTGAATACTTAGCGTTCGAACATGATATGCATGTCTTAGTTGTTTATACGGATATCACTTCATACTGTGAAGCGTTACGTGAATATTCATCATCAAAAGGTGAAATCCCAGGTCGTAAAGGTTACCCAGGTTACCTCTATTCAGACTTAGCTTCTCTCTATGAAAGAGCTGGTATCTCAAAATATGCGAAAGGGTCAGTGACCCAGATTCCAATTTTGACAATGCCTAACAACGATATCACCCATCCAGTCCCTGACTTAACGGGTTATATCACCGAAGGTCAGATCACTCTTGATGCGGACTTAAATGCCCAGGGTATTTATCCGCCAGTTGGGGTCTTACCATCATTATCACGTTTAATGAAAGATGGGATCGGCGAAGGCTTTACCCGCGCCGACCATCAGGACTGTGCCAACCAGCTATTTGCCTGCTACGCACATGTTCAGGATGTTAAGTCCTTAACATCCGTTATCGGTGAAGATGAATTGTCTGATACTGATAAGAAATATATGGAATTTGGACGTTTATTTGAACAGCATTTCCTTAACCAAGGGGACGAAAACAGATCAATTGAGGAAACACTTGATTTAGGCTGGAACTTATTATCCGTCTTACCTAGATCAGCCTTAGACCGTGTTGACAACAAGGTCTTAGATCAGTTCTATGATCACGAAAAGGCCGTGAAGACTTTTGGCCTCAAAGAAGATCACATTATTAAGGAATTACAGAAATAA
- a CDS encoding V-type ATP synthase subunit A encodes MKDVVYSINGPVVTVRNSKTFSMQEMVYVGNKRLMGEVISVNKDKTTIQVYESTTGLMPGEPVYSTGQPISVTLGPGILKNIFDGVERPLEEIAKEADAFIPTGAHVDPLPTDKLWDVTMKVKVGDRVQGGDIYATIPETDLIEHRLMVPPYVKGTIKDVKADGQYKLEDTIVILTQDNGVDLELKLYQKWPIKKARPVNKRLPISMPLVTGQRVIDTLFPIAKGGTAAIPGGFGTGKTMTQHQLAKWCDADIIVYVGCGERGNEMTQVLEEFRELVDPKSNKPLVDRTVLIANTSNMPVAAREASIYTGVTLAEYYRDMGYHVAIMADSTSRWAEALREISGRLEEMPAEEGFPAYLPSRLSQFYERAGYMENLNGSKGSVSIIGAVSPQGGDFSEPVTQNTKRFVRTFWALDKALAYARHYFAINWNQSYSEYIPDLTRWYTKNVGSKFMQDRQELKTILAEETKLQEIVQLMGSDVLPDDQKLTMEVARVVRVGYLQQNAFHPDDTYVPLEKQLDMMEVIVYLNKKCQEVVAEGKPVRELIETGIFDDVVKMKYDVPNKDLSKFDEYYKKIDAACASID; translated from the coding sequence TTGAAAGATGTAGTCTATTCAATTAATGGACCAGTCGTGACTGTACGGAATTCAAAAACATTCTCAATGCAGGAAATGGTCTATGTCGGCAATAAACGACTGATGGGGGAAGTTATCTCTGTCAACAAAGATAAAACCACTATCCAGGTTTATGAATCGACAACTGGACTTATGCCTGGCGAACCAGTTTACTCAACTGGTCAGCCAATCTCAGTTACCTTAGGTCCAGGGATCTTAAAAAACATCTTCGATGGTGTAGAAAGACCCCTTGAAGAAATTGCCAAGGAAGCGGATGCCTTTATTCCAACAGGGGCACACGTTGATCCTTTACCAACTGATAAATTATGGGATGTAACCATGAAAGTCAAAGTCGGGGACAGAGTCCAGGGCGGCGACATTTATGCGACGATTCCTGAAACGGATCTCATTGAACATCGTTTAATGGTTCCGCCTTATGTCAAAGGAACAATCAAAGATGTCAAAGCCGATGGTCAGTATAAATTAGAAGATACAATCGTTATCCTAACGCAGGATAACGGTGTTGATTTAGAGTTAAAACTCTATCAGAAATGGCCAATTAAAAAGGCTCGTCCAGTGAATAAACGTTTACCAATCTCGATGCCATTAGTCACTGGTCAGCGTGTCATCGATACGCTTTTCCCAATTGCTAAAGGCGGGACCGCTGCCATTCCAGGCGGATTCGGGACTGGGAAAACAATGACCCAGCATCAGCTTGCCAAATGGTGTGATGCCGATATCATCGTGTATGTCGGCTGTGGTGAACGTGGCAACGAAATGACACAGGTTCTAGAAGAATTCCGTGAATTAGTCGATCCAAAGTCAAACAAACCATTAGTTGACCGTACCGTCTTAATCGCCAATACATCCAACATGCCAGTAGCCGCTCGTGAAGCCTCTATTTATACCGGTGTAACCTTAGCGGAATACTATCGTGATATGGGTTATCATGTAGCCATCATGGCCGATTCTACGTCTCGTTGGGCCGAAGCCTTACGAGAAATCTCTGGTCGTCTGGAAGAAATGCCAGCCGAAGAAGGGTTCCCAGCTTACCTGCCATCAAGACTGTCACAGTTCTATGAACGTGCTGGTTACATGGAAAACTTAAATGGTTCAAAGGGTTCTGTATCGATTATCGGTGCCGTTTCCCCTCAGGGTGGTGACTTCTCCGAACCAGTAACCCAGAACACGAAGCGATTCGTTCGTACATTCTGGGCTTTGGATAAAGCCTTAGCCTATGCCCGTCATTATTTTGCCATCAACTGGAACCAGTCTTACTCAGAATACATTCCTGATTTAACAAGATGGTATACGAAGAATGTCGGTTCGAAATTCATGCAGGATCGCCAGGAATTAAAGACGATCTTAGCCGAAGAAACGAAACTGCAGGAAATCGTCCAGTTAATGGGTTCTGATGTCTTACCAGATGATCAGAAGTTAACAATGGAAGTAGCCCGCGTTGTCCGTGTTGGATACTTACAGCAGAACGCTTTCCATCCTGATGATACGTATGTTCCACTAGAAAAACAGTTAGACATGATGGAAGTCATCGTTTACTTAAATAAGAAATGTCAGGAAGTCGTTGCCGAAGGAAAACCAGTGCGTGAATTAATCGAAACGGGTATCTTCGATGATGTTGTCAAGATGAAATACGATGTTCCAAACAAAGATTTATCTAAATTTGACGAATACTATAAAAAGATCGATGCAGCATGTGCATCTATTGACTAG
- a CDS encoding ammonium transporter: protein MSSAIKEIFGIWYLIGAALVFFMQAGFAMVEAGFTRAKNAGNIIMKNLMDFCLGTVAFLIIGYSLLCGADAFHGILGWVGIGNGPLTNFAKTDWSSFVFNLVFCATAATIVSGAMAERTKFLSYCIYSFVISLVVYPIEAHWVWGPNGFLVSNGFHDFAGSAAIHYVGGLTALIGAWMLGPRIGKFDKDGKPNGIPGHNIPLGALGVFILWFGWYGFNGAAAKNGLQLATIFATTTVAPALATVTVMIVTWLKYGKPDVAMCLNGSLAGLVAITAGCDAVNVLGACLIGILSGFNVIFFTWLLDYKLHVDDPVGAVPVHFANGALGTICVGLFACGTDTMPKAQGLFYGGGFKLLGMQLLGLLIIGVWTAVTMFITFTAIKATVGLRVTEEEEVTGLDKLEHGMESAYAGFTFDSELVNGAAEEPVDLPVTHVNLDSAVETKVYSEGKITKVVIITKPERFAKLKEALDKIGIAGMTSSQVMGCGIQRGRTNYYRGAKVDLQLLPKLKCEVVVSEIPVDDVINAAKKALYTGHMGDGKIFVYAVEDVVRISSGAQGKEALAYK from the coding sequence ATGAGTAGTGCTATTAAAGAAATCTTTGGCATCTGGTACCTGATTGGGGCCGCCTTAGTCTTCTTTATGCAGGCTGGCTTTGCGATGGTCGAAGCGGGCTTCACCCGCGCTAAAAATGCCGGGAATATTATTATGAAGAACTTGATGGACTTCTGTCTTGGGACAGTAGCCTTCCTGATTATTGGTTACTCCTTGCTGTGCGGCGCTGATGCTTTTCATGGCATCTTAGGCTGGGTCGGCATCGGCAATGGACCATTAACCAACTTTGCGAAAACAGACTGGTCCTCATTTGTCTTCAACTTAGTCTTCTGTGCGACCGCCGCTACGATCGTTTCGGGGGCGATGGCGGAACGTACCAAATTCTTATCTTACTGTATTTATTCCTTTGTTATTTCATTAGTCGTCTATCCCATTGAAGCGCATTGGGTCTGGGGGCCTAACGGCTTCTTAGTAAGCAATGGTTTCCATGATTTCGCCGGCAGTGCAGCGATTCATTATGTCGGTGGTCTTACCGCTTTGATCGGGGCTTGGATGCTTGGTCCTCGTATTGGCAAGTTTGATAAAGACGGGAAACCAAACGGGATTCCTGGTCACAATATTCCGTTAGGGGCCTTAGGGGTCTTCATCTTATGGTTTGGCTGGTATGGTTTCAACGGCGCCGCAGCGAAAAACGGTTTACAGTTAGCGACGATCTTCGCGACCACGACCGTAGCGCCAGCCTTAGCGACGGTAACGGTGATGATTGTGACCTGGCTTAAATATGGCAAACCTGATGTGGCGATGTGTCTGAATGGCTCCTTAGCCGGCTTAGTCGCTATTACCGCGGGCTGTGATGCTGTCAATGTCTTAGGGGCTTGTCTCATTGGGATCTTATCGGGCTTTAATGTCATCTTCTTTACCTGGCTATTAGATTACAAATTACATGTCGATGATCCTGTTGGCGCAGTGCCGGTTCACTTTGCGAATGGGGCCTTAGGCACCATCTGTGTGGGCTTATTTGCCTGCGGCACTGATACGATGCCTAAAGCGCAGGGCTTATTTTACGGCGGCGGCTTCAAGTTATTAGGCATGCAGCTGCTTGGTTTACTCATTATTGGGGTATGGACAGCGGTGACGATGTTTATTACTTTCACGGCCATCAAAGCAACTGTTGGTTTAAGAGTGACTGAGGAAGAAGAAGTCACTGGTTTAGATAAGTTAGAACATGGCATGGAATCTGCTTATGCTGGCTTTACCTTTGATTCAGAATTAGTCAATGGGGCTGCTGAAGAACCTGTTGATCTGCCAGTGACCCATGTCAACCTTGACAGTGCAGTAGAGACAAAGGTTTATAGTGAAGGTAAAATTACCAAAGTGGTTATTATTACTAAACCGGAACGTTTTGCGAAACTGAAAGAAGCGTTAGACAAGATCGGTATTGCCGGTATGACGTCTTCGCAGGTGATGGGCTGCGGTATTCAGCGTGGCCGCACCAACTATTATCGCGGGGCAAAAGTAGATCTCCAGTTATTGCCAAAACTGAAGTGTGAAGTTGTCGTTTCAGAAATTCCGGTTGATGATGTCATCAATGCGGCGAAGAAAGCTCTTTACACCGGTCATATGGGTGATGGCAAGATCTTCGTCTACGCCGTTGAAGACGTTGTTCGCATCTCTTCAGGAGCGCAGGGGAAAGAGGCTTTAGCCTATAAATAA